A window from Saccharomyces cerevisiae S288C chromosome XIII, complete sequence encodes these proteins:
- the APT1 gene encoding adenine phosphoribosyltransferase APT1 (Adenine phosphoribosyltransferase; catalyzes the formation of AMP from adenine and 5-phosphoribosylpyrophosphate; involved in the salvage pathway of purine nucleotide biosynthesis; APT1 has a paralog, APT2, that arose from the whole genome duplication) — protein MSIASYAQELKLALHQYPNFPSEGILFEDFLPIFRNPGLFQKLIDAFKLHLEEAFPEVKIDYIVGLESRGFLFGPTLALALGVGFVPVRKAGKLPGECFKATYEKEYGSDLFEIQKNAIPAGSNVIIVDDIIATGGSAAAAGELVEQLEANLLEYNFVMELDFLKGRSKLNAPVFTLLNAQKEALKK, from the coding sequence ATGTCTATAGCAAGTTATGCCCAAGAGTTGAAGTTGGCTTTACATCAATATCCAAACTTCCCTAGTGAAGGCATTCTCTTCGAAGATTTCTTACCCATTTTCAGGAACCCAGGTCTTTTCCAGAAGTTGATCGATGCTTTCAAACTGCATTTAGAAGAAGCTTTTCCAGAAGTTAAAATTGATTATATCGTCGGGTTGGAATCCCGTGGGTTCTTGTTCGGACCAACTTTAGCTTTGGCCCTAGGTGTTGGTTTCGTTCCAGTCAGGAAGGCAGGTAAGCTACCTGGCGAATGTTTTAAGGCTACGTACGAAAAGGAGTACGGTTCTGATCTTTTTGAGATACAGAAAAACGCTATTCCAGCAGGTTCCAACGTTATCATTGTTGATGACATTATTGCCACTGGTGGTTCTGCTGCTGCAGCCGGCGAATTAGTTGAACAACTCGAAGCCAACCTTTTGGAATATAACTTTGTTATGGAGTTGGATTTCTTGAAAGGCAGGAGTAAGTTGAATGCTCCAGTGTTCACTTTACTGAACGCTCAAAAGGAAGcgttgaaaaaatga
- the UNG1 gene encoding uracil-DNA glycosylase (Uracil-DNA glycosylase; required for repair of uracil in DNA formed by spontaneous cytosine deamination; efficiently excises uracil from single-stranded DNA in vivo; not required for strand-specific mismatch repair; cell-cycle regulated, expressed in late G1; localizes to mitochondria and nucleus): MWCMRRLPTNSVMTVARKRKQTTIEDFFGTKKSTNEAPNKKGKSGATFMTITNGAAIKTETKAVAKEANTDKYPANSNAKDVYSKNLSSNLRTLLSLELETIDDSWFPHLMDEFKKPYFVKLKQFVTKEQADHTVFPPAKDIYSWTRLTPFNKVKVVIIGQDPYHNFNQAHGLAFSVKPPTPAPPSLKNIYKELKQEYPDFVEDNKVGDLTHWASQGVLLLNTSLTVRAHNANSHSKHGWETFTKRVVQLLIQDREADGKSLVFLLWGNNAIKLVESLLGSTSVGSGSKYPNIMVMKSVHPSPLSASRGFFGTNHFKMINDWLYNTRGEKMIDWSVVPGTSLREVQEANARLESESKDP; the protein is encoded by the coding sequence ATGTGGTGCATGAGAAGATTGCCAACAAATTCAGTTATGACGGTGGCTCGAAAGAGAAAGCAAACTACGATCGAAGACTTCTTTGGTACAAAGAAAAGCACTAATGAGGCGCCCAATAAGAAAGGTAAATCGGGCGCTACTTTCATGACCATAACAAATGGCGCAGCTATCAAGACAGAGACAAAGGCGGTCGCAAAGGAGGCAAACACGGACAAATATCCTGCTAATTCAAATGCAAAAGATGTATATTCGAAGAACTTGAGCAGCAATTTACGTACACTACTGTCGCTGGAGCTAGAAACGATTGATGATTCGTGGTTTCCACATTTAATGGATGAATTTAAAAAGCCATATTTTGTAAAGTTGAAACAGTTTGTCACTAAAGAGCAAGCTGATCATACAGTATTTCCGCCTGCAAAGGATATTTACTCATGGACCAGGCTAACGCCTTTTAATAAAGTTAAAGTCGTGATTATCGGTCAAGATCCCTACCACAACTTTAATCAGGCGCATGGCTTGGCTTTTAGCGTCAAACCCCCTACACCAGCACCACCGTCATTAAAGAACATATATAAGGAACTGAAGCAAGAGTATCCTgattttgttgaagataataAAGTGGGAGATTTAACTCACTGGGCTTCACAAGGGGTTTTATTGCTTAATACCTCGTTAACTGTAAGAGCACATAATGCAAACTCGCATTCTAAGCATGGTTGGGAAACTTTTACAAAAAGGGTAGTTCAGTTGTTGATCCAGGACAGAGAGGCCGACGGTAAGAGTTTAGTATTCCTCTTATGGGGGAACAATGCTATCAAATTAGTAGAGTCTCTGTTGGGATCTACTTCCGTTGGAAGCGGTAGTAAGTACCCTAATATCATGGTGATGAAGTCAGTGCATCCGTCTCCATTAAGTGCAAGTAGaggattttttggtacCAACCATTTCAAAATGATAAACGATTGGCTATACAATACCCGCGGAGAGAAAATGATAGACTGGAGTGTTGTTCCTGGAACGTCATTAAGAGAAGTTCAGGAGGCAAATGCTCGCTTAGAGTCAGAATCAAAGGACCCTTGA
- a CDS encoding uncharacterized protein (hypothetical protein), translating to MVTTPLHSSPKSSLKSSTTSLRSVHTQSGRMGPSEPKHRTTKSWSIWGGNDEEEPELSNKNKGKETAQDNSQENDNVSNEGTRLHDNQQTTILKETTRIEKGEKDKKDRNAAIVEKNTRPRAWPFFWGRNKKDPEPTHNIPTDADNNTLSRLANSLNPAPLTNTYIPYKPDAILIRDKGVKTAKKLTDDIGNQFPNIVVPSFDILPKQTIWNTVTSTIWKWKTEYWDRRPSSRVREGEEQVQHSQNQLKEETNTVANEAKDEERLEHNRGSLFRVDPWKKINLLSDYQSRPIRVLIVGVHGFFPTKIIRPFIGEPTGTSTKFVTEAEEIVKEYFDQHKVPIEISKIALEREGEIFDRVDFFYEVMKHWSKEINNSDFIYFVSHSQGCPVTIMLLAKLIKNGIINLDNSQFFNDEIQFCSSKKIISVLAMAGINNGPFYGADQTLFVRAYQTIEKDSLRELFEFQKFDSKQSQSFIEGLRTIISNNVKITFVGSINDQLVPLYSSTCLFANHPNIFRAIFIDRGSQTPAFITRIVKIAGSLLNLGYNDHGIIKEISGSLAGTLTGGGHSTIYNEKQVYHLGIKFALETTDLSEMYPIEYSPYKLSELGANPYRLPWCMRGLMYESNKHFSNEEIKMLFKEFEEWEPETKQLKDIKNRLNGLKYRL from the coding sequence ATGGTCACGACTCCATTGCATTCCTCGCCGAAAAGCAGTCTGAAATCTTCAACGACCTCACTGCGCTCAGTACATACTCAGTCTGGTCGTATGGGGCCTAGTGAGCCTAAGCACAGAACAACCAAATCCTGGTCTATATGGGGAGGTAATGACGAGGAAGAACCGGAGTTAtctaataaaaataaaggaaaggAAACCGCCCAAGACAACAGtcaagaaaatgacaaTGTTTCAAATGAGGGAACACGCTTGCACGATAATCAACAAACAACGATTTTAAAGGAAACCACCAGGATCGAGAAGGGTGAGAAGGACAAAAAAGACAGAAATGCAGCTATAGTAGAAAAAAACACAAGACCACGAGCATGGCCATTCTTTTGGGGCCGTAACAAAAAAGATCCGGAGCCGACGCATAACATTCCCACTGATGCGGATAATAACACTTTATCACGTTTAGCAAATAGTCTAAATCCGGCTCCTCTAACCAACACTTACATACCTTATAAACCTGATGCTATATTGATCAGAGATAAAGGTGTCAAAACTGCTAAGAAATTAACAGATGACATAGGCAATCAGTTTCCTAACATTGTTGTACCAAGTTTCGATATTTTACCGAAACAAACCATATGGAATACAGTCACATCCACAATTTGGAAGTGGAAGACTGAATACTGGGATAGAAGACCTTCATCAAGGGTACGAGAGGGGGAAGAACAGGTGCAGCACTCACAAAATCAGTTAAAAGAGGAAACAAACACAGTTGCAAACGAGGCAAAAGATGAGGAGCGGTTGGAACACAACAGAGGATCTCTATTTAGGGTTGATccatggaaaaaaataaacctTCTATCAGATTACCAATCTAGGCCCATCAGAGTTCTCATTGTCGGCGTTCATGGGTTCTTTCCAACAAAAATTATTAGACCGTTTATTGGTGAGCCAACGGGTACATCTACCAAGTTTGTCACAGAAGCTGAGGAAATAGTGAAGGAATATTTTGATCAACATAAAGTACCCATTGAAATAAGCAAGATCGCTCTTGAAAGAGAAGGAGAGATATTTGATAGAGTAGATTTCTTCTACGAAGTTATGAAGCATTGGAGcaaagaaataaacaattctgattttatttattttgttaGCCATTCGCAGGGGTGTCCGGTAACCATTATGCTTTTAGCGAAGCTGATCAAAAACGGCATAATAAACCTTGATAAttctcaatttttcaacgaTGAAATTCAGTTTTGTTCgtccaaaaaaattatctcGGTCTTGGCCATGGCAGGTATCAATAATGGTCCATTCTACGGTGCAGATCAAACTTTGTTTGTTCGTGCTTACCAGACGATTGAAAAAGACTCATTGAGGGAGTTATTCGAGtttcaaaagtttgatTCCAAACAATCGCAAAGCTTCATAGAAGGCCTAAGAACAATCATATCAAATAACGTTAAGATTACATTTGTGGGATCCATCAATGATCAACTGGTCCCTCTGTATTCATCCACATGTCTTTTTGCCAACCATCCCAATATATTTCGGgccatttttattgatagaGGATCACAAACTCCAGCATTTATCACTCGCATAGTTAAAATTGCTGGTTCACTCTTAAACCTGGGTTATAACGATCACGGAATCATAAAGGAAATAAGCGGATCTCTGGCGGGCACCCTGACAGGAGGTGGTCACTCTACCATTTATAATGAGAAACAGGTCTACCATCTGGGCATCAAATTTGCATTAGAAACAACCGATTTGTCCGAAATGTATCCAATTGAGTACTCACCATATAAATTGTCTGAGTTAGGAGCCAACCCCTATCGTCTGCCATGGTGTATGAGGGGATTGATGTACGAGTCCAACAAGCATTTCagtaatgaagaaatcaagATGTTGTTTAAGGAATTTGAGGAATGGGAGCCTGAGACAAAGCAATTGAAGGACATAAAAAACAGGCTTAATGGTTTGAAATATCGACTctga
- the OST6 gene encoding dolichyl-diphosphooligosaccharide--protein glycotransferase (Subunit of the oligosaccharyltransferase complex of the ER lumen; complex catalyzes asparagine-linked glycosylation of newly synthesized proteins; similar to and partially functionally redundant with Ost3p), whose translation MKWCSTYIIIWLAIIFHKFQKSTATASHNIDDILQLKDDTGVITVTADNYPLLSRGVPGYFNILYITMRGTNSNGMSCQLCHDFEKTYHAVADVIRSQAPQSLNLFFTVDVNEVPQLVKDLKLQNVPHLVVYPPAESNKQSQFEWKTSPFYQYSLVPENAENTLQFGDFLAKILNISITVPQAFNVQEFVYYFVACMVVFIFIKKVILPKVTNKWKLFSMILSLGILLPSITGYKFVEMNAIPFIARDAKNRIMYFSGGSGWQFGIEIFSVSLMYIVMSALSVLLIYVPKISCVSEKMRGLLSSFLACVLFYFFSYFISCYLIKNPGYPIVF comes from the coding sequence atgaagtGGTGTAGCACATACATTATTATATGGCTCGCCATTATATTCCATAAGTTTCAGAAGTCCACAGCCACTGCATCCCATAATATAGATGATATTCTACAGTTGAAAGATGACACCGGTGTGATAACAGTGACCGCTGACAACTACCCACTGTTAAGCCGTGGTGTCCCAGGTTACTTCAATATCTTGTACATCACAATGAGGGGTACAAACAGTAACGGCATGAGTTGCCAACTATGccatgattttgaaaaaaccTATCACGCAGTGGCCGATGTAATTCGCTCGCAGGCCCCACAATCActaaatttgttttttacAGTGGATGTCAACGAAGTACCACAATTGGTCAAGGATTTAAAGTTGCAAAACGTACCTCATCTTGTGGTATATCCGCCAGCAGAAAGTAACAAGCAATCTCAGTTCGAATGGAAAACATCACCTTTTTATCAGTACTCTTTGGTACCTGAAAATGCGGAAAACACTTTACAATTTGGCGATTTTCTGGCTAAAATACTCAATATTTCGATAACGGTTCCTCAAGCCTTCAACGTTCAGGaatttgtttattattttgttgcGTGTATGGtagttttcatctttattAAGAAAGTAATTCTACCGAAGGTAACTAATAAATGGAAGCTTTTCTCCATGATATTGTCATTAGGCATACTTCTACCAAGTATTACTGGTTACAAGTTTGTGGAAATGAATGCTATCCCTTTCATTGCACGTGATGCTAAGAATCGTATAATGTATTTTAGCGGTGGTTCAGGATGGCAGTTCGGTATAGAGATTTTTTCTGTATCATTGATGTACATTGTGATGTCCGCACTGTCTGTGCTTTTAATTTATGTGCCCAAAATCTCGTGTGtaagtgaaaaaatgagaGGACTATTGTCGTCATTTTTGGCATGTGTTCTATTCtacttcttttcttatttcaTTAGTTGttatttgataaagaaTCCAGGGTACCCAATtgttttttaa
- a CDS encoding uncharacterized protein (hypothetical protein; green fluorescent protein (GFP)-fusion protein localizes to the membrane of the vacuole; physical interaction with Atg27p suggests a possible role in autophagy; YML018C is not an essential gene; relative distribution to the vacuolar membrane decreases upon DNA replication stress; YML018C has a paralog, THI74, that arose from the whole genome duplication), with product MVSKDQTSFNKRWTLGLLMLGLVIILWVLSSFLINLIFEDDSYRKPFFITYTNTAAFIFYLFPTAKAVVVNYKDTGRANVHRELIMEEEGTGSDSNRSVDMTSPLLTNLEAGTHANQKKRLTLYETIKLSAEFCILWFTANLVTNASLAFTSVASQTILSTTSSFFTLFIGAICHVESLSKSKVLGSFISFVGIIMVTKSDSHQRYQRHIADVSGDDNDAVQVLIGNLLALAGAVLYGVYSTLLKREVGDETRVNMKIFFGFVGLFNLLFLWPSLIVLDFFGWEPFSLPKDPKVVVIIFVNCLITFVSDFCWAKAMLLTSPLTVTVGLSITIPLAMFGDVIFKHKTMSALYLFGATLILGSFFIINKSSEEEHFENSITASNYESVEVPAANN from the coding sequence ATGGTGTCGAAGGATCAAACGTCCTTTAATAAGAGGTGGACCTTGGGTCTTCTGATGTTGGGTCTAGTCATTATTTTGTGGGTTTTATCGTCCTTCCTGATAAATTTGATCTTCGAGGATGACTCGTATAGAAAACCATTCTTTATCACGTACACCAATACTGCCGCCTTtatcttttatctttttccaaCTGCAAAGGCCGTTGTGGTGAATTACAAGGACACAGGCCGTGCAAACGTTCACCGCGAACTAATTATGGAGGAAGAAGGTACTGGTAGTGATAGCAATCGCTCGGTTGATATGACTAGCCCACTGCTTACAAACCTTGAAGCAGGCACGCATGCCAACCAAAAGAAGAGGCTAACGTTATATGAAACAATCAAGTTAAGTGCTGAGTTCTGCATACTTTGGTTCACAGCTAACCTTGTGACCAATGCCTCGCTGGCATTCACATCGGTGGCATCGCAGACAATCCTCTCCACtacttcttcctttttcacCTTGTTCATAGGTGCTATTTGTCATGTTGAATCGTTGAGCAAGTCCAAAGTACTCGGGTCGTTCATTTCCTTTGTAGGCATAATCATGGTCACCAAATCAGATTCTCATCAGCGCTACCAACGCCATATCGCGGACGTTAGTGGTGATGATAACGATGCCGTGCAAGTTCTGATAGGCAACTTGTTGGCACTTGCAGGTGCTGTACTTTACGGTGTCTACAGTACTTTATTGAAGAGAGAAGTCGGAGATGAGACTCGTGTTAACatgaagattttttttggctttgtTGGTCTCTTTAATTTACTTTTTCTATGGCCATCACTGATTGTATTGGACTTTTTTGGCTGGGAACCATTCTCTCTGCCCAAAGATCCTAAAGTTGTGGTAATAATCTTCGTCAATTGTCTCATCACATTTGTTAGCGACTTTTGTTGGGCAAAGGCTATGTTACTAACGAGTCCTTTAACCGTCACCGTAGGATTGAGCATAACGATACCCCTAGCAATGTTTGGTGATGTAATCTTTAAGCACAAAACCATGTCTGCGCTCTATTTATTTGGTGCTACCCTCATCTTAGGctcatttttcatcattaacAAAAGCTCTGAGGAGGAACATTTTGAGAACTCAATAACGGCTAGCAATTACGAATCAGTGGAGGTGCCAGCAGCAAACAACTGa